From a region of the Sesamum indicum cultivar Zhongzhi No. 13 linkage group LG3, S_indicum_v1.0, whole genome shotgun sequence genome:
- the LOC105157443 gene encoding uncharacterized protein LOC105157443 yields MDSLNSTVQEKLDEVMPWIGLYIAVASAVCTLAMAADAFNGFKSKKFWFPCNYFSLNAASLTLLAVAMKLPMDLNTYLLYQADWHAKICSLIFMSISMSNFMSSLGSMTDKEILMNTVALGILVITIVVNMCIQTFQLHGYFHKDMMIMALNYTILMLLSLAGFLSSAISLPTSKRSLESKYQEMHQVAMREDGIVKKMQGVKIDKRMIDGMKKYWVMAETSNPQFVMARSIFCTASNVICLFAASSLQTVYIRWIVRSHKVTLGESASVYGRYTKWILTAQSSGVLVGTIAPISRWFIAIRFKCLTTYHEISFGKELRIEDHWIQTLKYWRDSFSGIQIQDGKCRKYIHNVKWFTLTFLIGVQIMMVLFNKLLLFIPTLLITPFLLCFKKFKTRGLAKATTSNKDMRSESGGNIELNLNRFVLLLDGEPELPQSILKDICDQADKVIETGTKQQPKNLLQLLNRFGNFSGVREFDSLQVPSLHSQEPPNCWTLPLVTLTSIAISLPNIAINHKATQLVSSVSEGLSLVMLIEKTLDQNGELMNIRNAADVTWAGVAIYRKWQQIDLRQIALDCKSSKNLLQELSSRAEMTVLEFKRKVNDFLMKNPLNWPASVIAANSMYRICQTILLSCQEENDRIDCQEQADEGLFERLSVMIADILAACFTNLSHVMITKCHRNAIEEREKSVHEAFLLLGKTRQIVELVQRQEWPSLGHDKAAFIEEWRALFLQDNENPVTSTSSNKAGGSLVSNGEQITVTVDDNS; encoded by the coding sequence ATGGATTCTTTGAATAGTACTGTACAGGAGAAACTTGATGAGGTAATGCCATGGATAGGATTGTATATCGCAGTAGCTTCTGCAGTCTGCACGCTCGCAATGGCAGCTGATGCCTTCAATGGATTCAAATCAAAAAAGTTTTGGTTCCCGTGCAATTACTTCTCTCTGAATGCCGCTTCCTTGACATTATTAGCCGTGGCAATGAAGCTGCCGATGGACCTCAACACTTATTTGCTATACCAGGCGGATTGGCATGCAAAGATATGCAGTTTAATTTTCATGTCAATTTCAATGAGTAATTTCATGTCTTCTTTAGGTTCCATGACAGATAAAGAGATTCTGATGAACACCGTTGCTCTTGGGATTCTTGTAATCACGATTGTCGTTAACATGTGCATTCAAACTTTCCAGTTGCATGGTTATTTTCATAAAGATATGATGATCATGGCTCTGAACTATACTATTTTGATGCTTCTTTCACTTGCTGGATTTTTATCTTCAGCAATCTCACTTCCAACCAGCAAAAGGAGTTTGGAATCAAAATACCAAGAGATGCACCAGGTAGCTATGAGGGAAGACGGGATAGTGAAGAAGATGCAGGGCGTCAAAATTGACAAACGGATGATTGACGGGATGAAGAAATACTGGGTGATGGCGGAAACCAGCAATCCTCAATTTGTGATGGCACGTTCTATCTTTTGCACTGCTTCTAATGTTATATGCTTATTTGCTGCCAGCTCATTACAAACAGTTTATATTCGATGGATCGTGAGAAGTCATAAAGTTACACTTGGAGAATCAGCATCTGTATATGGACGTTACACCAAATGGATTCTAACAGCTCAGTCTTCTGGGGTGCTAGTGGGCACAATTGCACCAATATCCAGATGGTTCATTGCTATCAGATTCAAGTGCTTGACGACTTACCATGAGATTAGCTTCGGCAAGGAACTTAGAATTGAAGACCATTGGATCCAAACTCTCAAGTACTGGAGAGACAGCTTCTCTGGTATACAGATCCAAGACGGCAAGTGCAGGAAATATATTCATAACGTCAAATGGTTTACTCTAACTTTTCTTATTGGCGTTCAAATAATGATGGTTCTGTTCAACAAGCTGCTTCTCTTCATTCCCACCTTACTCATAACTCCATTTCTCTTATGTTTCAAGAAGTTCAAGACGCGAGGTTTAGCCAAAGCTACAACCTCAAATAAGGATATGAGATCTGAATCAGGAGGCAACATAGAGCTAAATCTCAACCGTTTTGTTCTTCTACTCGATGGCGAACCAGAGCTACCTCAGAGTATCTTGAAGGACATCTGCGACCAAGCGGATAAAGTTATCGAAACAGGTACAAAGCAACAACCAAAAAATCTATTACAACTTCTAAATAGATTTGGAAACTTTAGCGGTGTAAGAGAATTTGACAGCTTACAAGTTCCAAGTTTACATTCTCAAGAACCTCCAAATTGCTGGACTCTACCATTAGTGACTCTTACGAGCATTGCAATTTCACTTCCAAACATCGCAATCAATCATAAGGCTACACAACTAGTGAGTAGTGTGAGCGAAGGTTTGTCCTTGGTGATGCTTATAGAGAAAACACTAGACCAAAATGGTGAACTCATGAACATCAGAAATGCTGCGGATGTTACTTGGGCTGGAGTTGCAATTTATAGGAAGTGGCAACAGATCGATCTTAGACAGATAGCTCTTGATTGCAAAAGCTCCAAGAATCTATTACAAGAGCTCTCCAGCCGTGCTGAAATGACAGTTCTGGAGTTCAAGAGAAAAGTCAATGATTTCCTAATGAAAAATCCTCTCAACTGGCCCGCTAGCGTTATAGCAGCCAATTCAATGTATCGGATCTGTCAAACTATTTTGTTGTCCTGCCAAGAGGAAAACGACCGAATTGACTGCCAAGAGCAAGCTGATGAGGGGTTGTTCGAGCGATTATCTGTCATGATTGCAGACATACTGGCAGCTTGTTTCACAAATTTATCGCACGTGATGATCACAAAGTGTCATAGGAACGCCATAGAAGAACGAGAGAAGAGTGTGCACGAagcatttcttcttcttggcAAAACACGACAAATTGTGGAACTTGTACAACGACAAGAATGGCCATCTCTGGGTCATGACAAAGCAGCATTCATTGAAGAGTGGCGTGCTCTCTTCTTGCAGGATAACGAGAATCCGGTGACTTCCACTTCCAGTAATAAAGCAGGGGGATCTCTAGTTTCCAATGGAGAGCAAATAACTGTTACAGTAGACGACAACtcctaa
- the LOC105157445 gene encoding uncharacterized protein LOC105157445: MDDVERAVQEKLDEVMPWIGLYIAVASAVCTLAIAADLFNGLRFKKLWFPCKYFSLNATSLTILGVAMKLPMDLDTLFMYESDGLARFSSLVFMSTAMANFMLSLGSMEDKEILMNVVALAILVITIMVNFWIQVFQLRSFLGYDTGNMFSASSMLLLLATFISSAITLPTSKRSLESKYQEMHKVTMREEGTMMTGRGFKSNKWMIHGMRKYWVMAKTSDLQFVMARSVFCTTSSVICLIAAVLLVFNYIRWFKLVGLTLGQSHSVYGRYTKWVLILQTIGVVLGTIAPLCRWFTAVRFKCLMTCRKISLMEELKIEAHWTQTLVHLRDNFSGLQFYNSTCRAYLHDAKWFVLTFFIGVQIMMVLISKLLVLIPALLVTPILMCFKKLKTQCSSQLTTLNSSMGSKSSGDAELNLSRFVLLLDGEPELPERTLKNILYQADKVIEMGKKQQPKDLIQLLENFNNFSGVREFDCSQVPSLHSQEPPNCWSLPLVTLTSIAISLPNIANNHNRIQLMSSVIEGLSLVKLIEKTLDENDELMNIRNAADVVWSRVAIYRKWQEIDLRRISIRCKSSKNVLQELSSSAETTMVEFKRKVNDFLMENPLNWPPKLIAANSMYRITRTILLLYQEENEQVEVGLFERLSIMIADIMAACFTNLAHVMITMCHRKAIEKREKSVHEAFLLFGKTGQIRELLQRQEWPPLDHDKAAYIEEWRAFFLQDNDNPMTFTSTSSDEEQENPVSNGEQITVTVDR, encoded by the coding sequence ATGGACGACGTCGAGAGAGCAGTACAAGAAAAACTCGATGAGGTAATGCCATGGATAGGTCTCTACATCGCGGTAGCTTCTGCAGTATGCACACTTGCAATAGCAGCTGATTTGTTCAACGGGTTACGATTTAAGAAGTTGTGGTTCCCTTGCAAATACTTCTCTCTGAATGCCACTTCCTTGACAATATTAGGCGTGGCAATGAAACTACCAATGGATCTCGACACTCTTTTCATGTACGAATCGGATGGGCTTGCAAGGTTTAGTAGTTTGGTTTTTATGTCAACGGCGATGGCTAACTTTATGTTATCTTTGGGCTCCATGGAGGATAAAGAGATTCTGATGAATGTTGTTGCTCTTGCAATTCTTGTAATAACAATCATGGTTAACTTTTGGATACAAGTTTTCCAGCTGCGGAGCTTTTTGGGCTACGACACCGGTAACATGTTTTCTGCAAGTTCGATGCTTCTTTTGCTTGCCACCTTCATTTCTTCGGCAATCACACTCCCGACAAGTAAAAGGAGTTTGGAGTCAAAATACCAAGAGATGCACAAGGTGACAATGAGGGAAGAAGGGACAATGATGACAGGGCGGGGATTCAAATCCAACAAATGGATGATCCATGGGATGAGGAAGTATTGGGTGATGGCAAAGACTAGCGACCTTCAATTTGTGATGGCACGTTCAGTCTTTTGCACTACTTCAAGTGTTATTTGCTTAATCGCTGCTGTCCTTTTagtgtttaattatattagatgGTTTAAGCTTGTGGGACTGACGCTCGGACAATCCCATTCTGTATATGGACGTTACACGAAATGGGTTCTAATACTTCAAACAATAGGGGTGGTGCTGGGCACAATTGCGCCTTTATGTCGTTGGTTTACGGCTGTCAGATTCAAGTGCTTGATGACTTGTCGTAAAATTAGTCTTATGGAGGAACTCAAAATTGAGGCACACTGGACCCAGACTCTTGTTCATTTGAGAGACAACTTCTCAGGTTTGCAATTTTACAACAGCACGTGCAGGGCATATCTTCATGATGCAAAATGGTTCGTTCTAACTTTTTTCATTGGAGTTCAGATTATGATGGTTCTAATTAGCAAGCTGCTTGTCCTCATTCCTGCCTTACTTGTAACTCCAATTCTCATGTGCTTCAAGAAGTTGAAGACACAGTGTTCATCTCAACTTACAACCTTAAATAGTTCTATGGGATCTAAATCAAGTGGCGATGCAGAGCTAAATCTCAGTCGTTTTGTTCTTCTACTTGATGGAGAACCAGAGCTACCCGAGAGGACTCTAAAGAACATTCTTTACCAGGCAGATAAAGTCATCGAAATGGGTAAAAAACAACAACCAAAAGATCTGATACAGCTTCTAGAAAACTTCAACAACTTCAGTGGTGTAAGAGAATTTGATTGCTCCCAAGTTCCAAGTCTGCATTCTCAAGAACCTCCAAATTGCTGGTCTCTACCACTGGTGACTCTTACAAGCATCGCAATTTCACTTCCAAACATCGCGAACAATCACAACAGGATACAATTAATGAGTAGTGTGATTGAAGGGTTGTCTCTGGTGAAGCTCATAGAGAAAACGCTCGATGAAAATGATGAACTCATGAACATCAGAAACGCTGCAGACGTTGTTTGGTCCAGAGTTGCAATTTACCGGAAGTGGCAAGAGATCGATCTCAGAAGGATATCTATCAGATGCAAAAGCTCCAAGAATGTACTACAAGAACTCTCTAGCAGTGCTGAAACGACAATGGTCGAGTTCAAGAGAAAAGTAAATGATTTCCTCATGGAAAATCCTCTCAATTGGCCACCTAAACTCATAGCTGCTAATTCAATGTATCGGATCACCCGAACTATTTTGCTGCTCTACCAAGAGGAAAATGAGCAAGTTGAGGTGGGATTGTTCGAGCGATTATCTATCATGATTGCAGATATTATGGCAGCTTGTTTCACAAATTTAGCACATGTGATGATTACCATGTGTCATCGGAAGGCAATAGAAAAACGAGAAAAAAGCGTGCACGAAGCGTTTCTCCTTTTTGGTAAAACAGGACAAATTCGTGAACTTCTCCAACGACAAGAATGGCCACCTCTGGATCATGACAAGGCAGCATACATTGAAGAGTGGCGTGCTTTCTTCTTGCAAGATAATGATAATCCAATGACCTTCACTTCAACTTCAAGTGATGAAGAGCAGGAAAATCCAGTTTCCAATGGTGAGCAAATAACTGTTACGGTAGACagataa